In Kushneria marisflavi, the following are encoded in one genomic region:
- a CDS encoding carbohydrate ABC transporter permease encodes MRLRILKAVVLKIGFWMLVGVLMLYAIFPFYYAVITSLKPSSQLFEVSYWVDSLDVSNYVAVLSQPAFLAAIRNSVIVAVSVVIIALLLGLTAAWALGRVRFRGRTTVMMLVLGVSMFPQVAVLSGLFEVIRTLDLYNSPGGLILSYTIFTLPFTVWILTTFMRQLPDELEEAAIVDGASPWVTLTKVFMPLLWPAMATTGLLAFIAAWNEFLFALTFTLTDSQRTVPVAIALISGGSQYELPWGPIMAASVIVTVPLVILVVIFQRRIVSGLTAGAVKG; translated from the coding sequence ATGAGGCTACGTATCCTTAAAGCCGTCGTGTTGAAAATCGGTTTCTGGATGCTGGTGGGCGTTTTGATGCTCTACGCCATTTTTCCCTTTTACTACGCGGTCATTACCTCGCTGAAACCTTCAAGCCAGCTGTTTGAAGTGAGCTACTGGGTCGACAGCCTCGATGTTTCCAACTATGTCGCGGTGCTCTCCCAGCCGGCCTTTCTGGCGGCCATCCGCAATTCGGTGATCGTGGCCGTCAGCGTTGTGATCATCGCGTTGTTGCTGGGGCTGACCGCTGCCTGGGCGCTCGGACGGGTGCGCTTTCGCGGTCGTACCACGGTCATGATGCTGGTGCTGGGCGTGTCGATGTTCCCTCAGGTGGCGGTGCTTTCCGGACTTTTCGAGGTGATTCGCACGCTTGATCTCTACAACTCACCGGGCGGACTGATCCTGAGCTACACCATTTTTACCCTGCCGTTTACGGTATGGATTCTGACCACCTTCATGCGTCAGCTCCCCGATGAGCTTGAAGAAGCGGCCATTGTCGATGGTGCCTCGCCCTGGGTGACGCTGACGAAGGTGTTCATGCCGCTGTTGTGGCCGGCCATGGCCACCACCGGGCTTCTGGCCTTCATTGCGGCCTGGAACGAGTTTCTGTTTGCCCTGACTTTCACGCTGACCGACAGCCAGCGCACCGTGCCGGTGGCGATCGCGCTGATTTCCGGTGGCAGTCAGTACGAACTGCCCTGGGGGCCGATCATGGCGGCCTCGGTGATCGTCACCGTGCCACTGGTGATTCTGGTGGTGATCTTCCAGCGCCGTATTGTCTCCGGACTCACCGCCGGGGCCGTCAAGGGCTGA